Proteins encoded together in one Deltaproteobacteria bacterium window:
- a CDS encoding DEAD/DEAH box helicase, translating into MNEAETRLLHIDPALKAAGWGVVEGSRIRPEYPITMGRIQGAGKRAKALTADYVLEYRNTKLAVVEAKAWDKALTEGLAQAKDYAGKLAVRFTYATNGQGIYAVDMETGSEAEVSTFPTPEELWGRTFAVQNLWRDRFKAVPFEDRGGYFQGRYYQDIAVERVLSAMADGRDRILLTLATGTGKTFIAFQIAWKLFHSRWNLQDWRHEGEPSRRPRILFLADRNILADQAYNAFSAFAEDALVRIAPDEIRKKGKVPQNGSIFFTIFQTFMCGPPTGGEPSPYFGDYPPDFFDFIVIDECHRGGARDESRWRGILEYFAPAVQLGLTATPKRDINADTYAYFGDPVFIYSLKDGINDGFL; encoded by the coding sequence ATCCCATCACCATGGGCCGCATCCAGGGCGCGGGCAAACGGGCCAAGGCACTCACGGCCGATTACGTCCTTGAGTACCGCAACACCAAGCTGGCCGTGGTCGAGGCCAAGGCCTGGGACAAGGCGCTGACCGAAGGGCTGGCCCAGGCCAAGGACTACGCCGGCAAGCTGGCCGTTCGCTTCACGTACGCCACCAACGGCCAGGGCATCTATGCCGTGGACATGGAAACGGGCAGCGAGGCCGAAGTTTCGACCTTCCCCACGCCGGAAGAACTCTGGGGGCGGACCTTCGCCGTGCAGAATCTCTGGCGGGACCGTTTCAAGGCCGTGCCCTTCGAGGATCGGGGCGGCTACTTTCAGGGCCGATATTATCAGGACATCGCCGTGGAGCGGGTCCTATCCGCCATGGCCGACGGCCGGGACCGCATCCTGCTGACGCTGGCCACGGGTACGGGCAAAACCTTCATCGCCTTTCAGATCGCCTGGAAACTGTTCCATAGTCGCTGGAACCTGCAGGATTGGCGGCATGAGGGAGAGCCGAGCCGCAGGCCGCGCATCCTGTTCCTGGCCGACCGCAACATTCTGGCGGATCAGGCCTATAACGCATTTTCAGCCTTTGCCGAGGACGCCCTGGTGCGCATCGCGCCGGACGAGATCAGGAAGAAAGGCAAGGTGCCCCAAAACGGCAGCATTTTCTTCACCATCTTCCAGACCTTCATGTGCGGACCGCCAACCGGTGGGGAACCGAGCCCCTATTTCGGGGACTACCCTCCCGACTTCTTCGATTTTATCGTCATCGACGAATGTCATCGCGGCGGAGCGCGGGACGAAAGCCGCTGGCGCGGCATTCTGGAATACTTCGCCCCGGCCGTGCAGCTCGGCCTGACGGCCACGCCCAAGCGGGACATCAACGCCGACACCTACGCCTATTTCGGCGACCCGGTCTTCATCTACTCGCTCAAGGACGGCATCAACGACGGCTTCCTG